A window from Solanum stenotomum isolate F172 chromosome 7, ASM1918654v1, whole genome shotgun sequence encodes these proteins:
- the LOC125870601 gene encoding uncharacterized protein LOC125870601: MLQQVEEQPSEGGSGRRCAVCTATHPFILHFLPFRARNLHLCTACVLDSYPGSFCPICFDVFLPSPPPPYLHLRCSKCISISPLSCVSDAASSSPSYLCPPCSNPNFTFFHVTPNPANNAIEINLHLAKQLVTAATIASESIHNVAVMARINADIRVQEALSAKAEAAQVLDKLKNLLDNQDH, translated from the coding sequence atGCTGCAGCAGGTGGAGGAGCAGCCATCTGAAGGTGGTTCTGGACGCCGATGCGCTGTTTGCACCGCCACTCACCCTTTCATCCTCCACTTTCTCCCCTTCAGAGCTCGCAACCTCCATCTTTGCACCGCCTGCGTACTGGACTCCTACCCCGGTTCCTTCTGTCCCATCTGCTTTGATGTCTTCCTCCCCAGTCCTCCTCCCCCTTACCTCCATCTCCGATGCTCAAAATGCATCTCTATCTCACCCCTCTCTTGTGTCTCTGATGCTGCTTCCTCCTCCCCTAGTTACTTGTGCCCTCCTTGTTCTAACCCTAATTTTACTTTCTTCCATGTCACTCCCAATCCTGCTAATAACGCCATTGAAATCAATCTCCATTTGGCTAAACAGTTGGTTACCGCTGCTACCATTGCTTCTGAGTCTATCCACAATGTTGCTGTTATGGCCAGGATTAACGCCGACATTAGGGTCCAGGAAGCTCTGTCAGCTAAGGCCGAAGCTGCCCAAGTTTTGGATAAGTTAAAGAATTTGTTGGACAACCAAGATCATTAG